Genomic window (Equus przewalskii isolate Varuska chromosome 12, EquPr2, whole genome shotgun sequence):
AAGATGATGAAGAAGGCGCAGCAGATGAGGACGATGTTGCCGATGGGCCTGAGCGACGATATCAGAGTCTCCACCACCAGCTTGAGGCCCGGAGCGCGACTGATGACCCTGGACGCGGGGCACAGGAGACGAGCTGCTGGGCCACCAGAGGGAGCAGCCACGAGGCGGAGCGCACAGTGCGCCAAGGGCCCGCCCCTAGCAAGCCCCACCCACCCTGACCACGCCCTCCCCCgaagccccacccacccctccccggCCCCGCCTACCTCAGAGGCCGGAGCGTCCGCAGCAGGCGCAGCACACGCAGGATTCCAAGAATCTTGGCGCCGCCGGCCGAAGCCATGGCCACGACGATGTCGACCAGGGACACCAGGACCAGCAGCCCGTCCAGCACGTTCCAGCTGCTCTGCAGGTAGGTGTGCTCACCCGAGACCAGGCCCAGGGCCACCACCTGGTAAGGCGCagaggaggaggggcccaggtgggCGGCGCTGCAGACTGAAGTGTGGGACAGAGGCCCAGCAGGTGGGGGCTGCTGGGCGGGACGGAGTAGGGGGGGAGGCCAGAGGGACAGACCCCGGGGCtctctggacacgctggtaccttCACCGTCATCTCAGCTACGAAGATCGCGGTGAAGATGTAGTTGGAAACGCTGAGAAAGGCGCGCTCCTGCAGAGACAGGACAGTGGGAGGGGCCGGCCGCGCACGCCACACCaccccggcccctcccccagcGAGGAGGGCGCCTCACGGTGCTGCCGGGGTCGATGTCGGGCCTCTCCAGGGCGATGGTGATGCAGTTGAGGAAGATGAAGACCAGGACCACGTGATCGAACAGCTTGTGAGCGATGATCTTCTGGCAGGAGAGGCGGAACCTGGGGGCGGGGTGTGGAGGGTCCGGGACAGCCCTGGCGGAGCCCTTGCTTCCCGGTCCCTGTGGTCCCCAGGGAGGCGCCCCAGGCACGCCAGCCCCGGGGCGCTCACCACGTGGTGGGGAACCCGGAGACCCAGAGGGGCGGGCCAGCTGCGagcaggcccctccctccccggccCTCACCTGTTCTGAGGGGAGAAGAGGTACAGGGCCCAGGGATCCCGGCGGCGACACCACTCGGGCTCATACGGCTCCAGCACCTTGCGCAGCCGCGAGCAGCAGCTCTGGGGGGAGAAGGGGCGGGTCCTCAaggcccctcccagcctggccagccccccagcccctcccaccctcagggcggcctcttccccaggcccagccccgtcctccccacccagggcctgggggtCGATGCTGGGGGCGAATGGTGGTCCAAGCTCCCTGCAGGTCAGCTGGATCAAGTCCTGCTGGGCTTGTCCTGCACCCCTCCCCGCTTCTCCTGCCCATGACCAACACACCCCAAGTCCCTGCCTCGGGCTGCTTCAGGGAACCAGCCTAGATGGGAGGAAGGCAAGGGGCATGGGGGAGTACGGGGGGCTGTGGGGGCCATGGGGGTCGTGGGGCCCCACTCACATCCTCCATGTCATCGTCAAACTCGGCCGGGTCCTCCTTGTGGCTGTCGATGCGCAGGAAGAACTCGCTGGGCAGGGCCAGCACCTGCCCGTTGCAGTCATGGAACTTGCTGGGCAGTAGGGCGGCCGGCCGTGGGGGCCGCAGGTCCAGTGTGCTGCGGCGGTCCAGGGACTCGGTGCGCCGCAGTGGGGTGGCACACGTCCCCGGTGAGGTCCCCGCCCCGGGCCTGCTGTCCTCGGCCTCGTCATCTGTGCTGCCCTTGCCCTCGCCGGACAGCAGCGACTCCCGCTCCCCACATTGGCTCCGGCGCTTGAGGCTGGGCGCACGCCCCAGGCTGTTCCAGCTTGAACGCCGGCTGCTCCACGCGCTGTTGGGGCCCAACTGGGTGCAGGGGGAGCTGCGGAGGCTGGACTGTGGGGGGGGGGAATGAGCAGTGCCAGCCCCCCAAGAACCCCCAATATCCCGGGCCCTGGGGCACCTTGTCACTGGGGCCTCACTCTTAACATGCGTGGGGGGCATCTGTACATGGGTCATCTTGTCTAATGTGCAGACGACCCCACTAGAGAGACACCAGCGACACTGCACCCTCAATGGGATGCCCGAGGCAAAGGGACATCAACAAAGAGCTGGGGACACTCTAGCAAGATCAGGGCGCtgggcaggccctgtgctgggctggggCGGCCGCTTGTGCCTGCATGAAGACCGGAGAGCAGGTTacccccagggctggggcccacCGCAGAACAAGCATCCTCGGACACCGCCCGAGCTGCTGACCCCAATCTCCAGGGTGGGGCCCAAATCAGTTCGTAATTGGCGGACCCTGGACTTGCAGAGAAGTTCGGCTGCCGTCTTAGGAAACTAACCCAACTAGGAGCCCGGGATTTACCTGCCCTGTGCCCCACTCTCTGCCGACACTCGTTTCCATGCTGGGTCTACCGTGAGTGGAGCTgtcacccaccccccccccaccacaacCCGCCTGTCTGCCTCCCTCGGACTCCTAACAGCTGGGCTGTGATGCATCTTCTTGTTAAACTACCCGGGCACCCGAGGCTGGGCCATCCTGTCTCACCACCTCACCTCGACCGTCCTCCGTTCGCACCCTGACCCGGCTGTCCCACCGTCAGCTTGTCCCGCTCTGCCCACCCCTCCCGGCCCTTCGGAGAAGCCAGCTTTGGCTGCATCTGCCAGGGGTGGCATTACTTGGGTTTGTCTGGAAAGCCCCCATGGCCCTGGCTCCATGGGACACTGGTGACCGTGGAGCACGGACCCTCCACCCAGCTTCTGTCATCTGTGTCACGtgctctgtcttttctctttctgtcatccCTTTTCTGGTTTCCCTCTGACGCGTGGTCCGTGCTCTGCCAGCTTTCATCATTTATTACCATTTGGGAGGTACGCTTCCTGCCTGCCCTTCTATCAGAAACTACTGGGGATCGCACACGCGTGTCCACGTCGGCTCTCTCTACACTCCTCCCACAAGAAGAGCAGCTCCCGGCTGCACTTATGGAAACAAAGCATTTGTCCTTCTGGGTCCCCACTCGGGGCCAGGGATTCATGGGGTATGACAGGGGCGTGCGGGACCCTCACTCGTCCTTGCAGGAAGCTGTAAGGAGTTGGGCAGGTGGAGTCCGGGGCAGGGGACGGTCCCTACCAGAGACTTCTGGTCCCCCAGCTGGGGGTCCATGGAGCAGCTGCTGCCACGCCGTGAGTCCAGAAGACCGTGGGCCACGTCCAGGTGCGGGGAGCTCTTGGGGGTGGGCATGGGCGTGGCCGCCGTGCGCATgatgaggggagggggcaggctgcCTCGGCCCTCCAGGTGCCCATTTGGGGTCACCGCCAGCGAGTACATCTTCATCTCTGgaggcggagggggagggggtggctcGGGCCTGCAGGGCTCCCAGGACCGGGAAGCCGCCCGCCCGGGACtcccctgcaggggttgcagctGTGCCAGGATGGGGTGGGCAATGCCTCCCCcgccaccccacacacacacccgtgGCCCGCAGGTCTCTGAACTTGTCGAAATCCTCCTCCAAGCGAGCAGAAGTCTTCTCTTCATCTGTGTCAGATCTGTTGGCGTCACCCTGCGCCCCGCAGAGCAGAAGGCACAGGTGAGGCTCCCCGTGGGTGGGGACCATCTCTGTGCTGAGCACCTGTCTGCAGAGCTCCCCACGGGAGCTCCCCTCTCCGTGTCGGTTGAAGCGGGACTCTCACCCAACCCCAGGCCCCCACTGCCTCCCCCTGGGAGTCCCCCTCGCCTCCAGGCCCTCACCTCAGCCTGGAAGCCCTCCACCAGGATGGCCACCAGCAGGTTGAAGAGCACGTAGTTGCCAAAAGTCATCAAGGCCACAAAGTAGAGTGCggcccaggaggaggtggaggccaTGCCGTTGTAGAGAACGACGTTCCAGTCCTCCTGGGTGAGGATCTGGAGGAGGGACGGCGAGGCAGAGTGGACCCCAGACTCGAGAGTGGGGTTGACACGGGGGGAGAAAACGGGGCACTGGGTAGTTGACCCTGACCGTGGAAATGCTGGCAAGCCTTGGGGACCAGaaggagctctgtgccagcaaGCACACACATCTACCTCCTCAGGGCTCAGAATCGACGTCCCAACCACTGTTCCCAGCTCTTCACCTGCTCTAGGCTTGGACCGGCCAAGGAGGTATGCTCTGGGGCTGCTTTGAGCAGAGCCGTGACTCTCCTGGGGACCACCATTTACACGAGAGAACGGCTCCCACCTGGGCTTTACCTGGAACACGGTGACAATAGCCCACAGCAGGGAGTCAAAGTTCTTCCTGTCGGGGACCGTGTCTCCAGTGTCTGTCTTTAGGCTGAACTTGCATCCAAAGAGGTGCATGCCCAGGATgctgagggcaggaggcaggggtgtGGTGAGCAGAGCGGGGGTGGGCGCAGGGGAATGATGAGGGGGGAGCGGCCTGCCTGGTCACCTCCCCACGCAGCGGCTGTTGCCCCACATCTCCCCCAACCGGGACCCCCACCTTCTGGTTTACAGGGGTGTCCTGGTGCCCACAGCCCAGCTGTTCCTGGTCTACAGGTGGGATGACCGAGGCCGGGGGTGGGAGAGACAACTGAGGCCACTCTGGCTCCGGGCAgtggccaggccctggggtgCCCGCCTCCCTCAGCCTGCCTGGACTGCCCAGCACTCTGGCCCCCACCCCGAGGCCAGAGCCCCGGGCCAGGCTGACCCACAGCAAGCGCTCAGCAGACACCAGCTGAAGTTGATGAACTCCAGCTGGCTGTCCCCACCCCTTCTCCCGCCGCTCCGCTGCCTACTCTCCTTTGGGCACAGTCCCTGATCTATCCATCTGGGGGTCTGTCCCATCCCCGCACTCAGCTGGGAGCTCAccagcacagagcccagcacagagaaggggcCCCACATCAGTGCTGTTGGAATGAAGGCCTCAGCAGATGCTCTGAGGCTCCCGGTCCCCCACCCGGGGCCCCAGTGCTGGCGGGGAGGGGTCCTCCTCTCTGGGGCCGGCACACGTTCCActctccaggcctctgccccCCAGCCGCCCGCATCGTGCAGTCGCCGGCAGGGCCCCCAcctgaagatgaagatgaagagcATGAGCAGCATGCAGAACGTGGCCACGTTGTCCATGGTCTTCATGAGCACCACCAGCTGACGCCGCAGCGCGGGCATGAAGCGCACCAGCTTCAGCACCCGCAGCAGCCGGAAGGTCCGCAGCACCGACAGGCCCCCGTCCGCCTGCCCGATGATCTCCCAGACGCTGCGGCCGGGATGAGGGTCAGAAGGGGCCCGTCCTCTGAGTGCAGGTCCCTGCACCTGCCCTGAGCCCGGGACTTCCTCTTTCCGGGAGCAGGAACGCTAGCCTGGGAGCTATGGTGGCCTTTGCTCAGTCCCATGCCTGGGAGCAGGTTCGGCTGCATCAAGGCgccagggggctgggggcctgcgGCAAAATCTTCAAAGCCTCCTCATTAGCTGCCATCCCTGATGGCTGCCTGATCTCCCAGAAACTGCCAGAACCCGGGCACCGGCCAGGTCAGAAGCTTCTCAGTGGAGGGCCTCCCCCGACCCTGTGCCTTTCACAGCCATGCCTGGCTTGTCCATTCTTGCTCAACTCTCTCCCCGCTAGGGAAGGGACCCCTTGACTCCTGAGGACCCTGCTTCCTTCTGGGGGAGGCAAGCCCCCCCGAGATTCTCCCGTTCCTTTCTGTATTGTTTGTACTCCAGCAGATGCCTGGGAGGCAAGCTAGCCTTTCTCACAGGACCTAAACCAAGTGGAGTCCAGCCGTGAAGCTGGGGGGCTGCTCAGTGCCCACTCTGTTCCTCTAGGAAACAGCTCCATTAGATTCTAGAAACAACCACCTGAGGTGCAGGTGACCTCACTGTGTGAACTCGACAGTGCGGGTGTGGAGGGACATGGCCCAGGGAGGGGACTGCCCAAGACGTCGTGACTCAGTACCCACTGTAAACACCCCCGGCAGTGTCCCCTGCTCTGGCCGGGCCTCTGCTCTCTGTGGGGGGGTGTTCACCTGACACTGGAGGTTCCTGGGCCTCTGGGCCTGGGCAGGAGACAGGGGACCCAcctgatgatgacgatgatgccGTCGAAGATGTTGTAGGGGTTCCGGATGTAACCCAGCGGGCCGCAGGCCAGCAGCTTCAGCAGCATCTCGAGGGCGAACATGCTGGTGAATACGATGTTGCTGATCTCCAGGGCGTTGGTCAGCTCGTCGGGCTGCGGGTGGCGGGGGGGGGCCATCAGGACCCCACCCATGGCTCCCAATGCTCCTCAGCAGAGGGGGAGCAATGCCCCACTGAACTGGGAGCAAGTGAGGCTGCACCAaggggctggggggctgcagCAGCAACTCAGAAGGAGCCTAAATGACTGCTAACCACctggaaaagaaagctgagacCCCACAGGCGTCCCCTCTAGCTGGGCGCTGGCCTGCCTGGCCCTCCCACCCTGACTGTCCCCCCTCAGGGGCCACCTCTGAGCACTGAGCTCTGGAAACACCCAGCCCCGCAGGTGTGGGGCACAGGAACAGGGCCTGGAGCATTTATGCCAGTTCCAGGAGGGTGGGGGTGCAGGGGGTGCGAACAACACCGGAGGCCCCTCTGAGCAGCTGCCGTGGTTCCTGGAGGCCTTGCCCACCCCTCGTTGTCAGAAGGGCCCCGAGGCCTCTTTCTTACTGGGACTTGCTGCCCCTCCTGTGTGCACCTGCACGTGGAGTGCACTATGTGCCCGcccatgtgtgtacatgtgcacaccTGCAGTAGTGTAGAtgcatgtgtgtgcgcgtgtgcatgcgtgtgcaggTACCACTGTGTGACCTGCTTGTGTGCACACGCGTCTGCGGGTGTGAACGTGCCAgcatgtttgtgtgcatgtgtatgtgtgtgcctgcACATGTGCTActtgtgtggtgtgtgtgcatgtctgttcACGTCCACACCTGCATGGATAAACCTTGCACATGTGTATCGTACCCTcatgtatgtgcatgcacacgcacacacacatatgtgacTGTGTGCACGTGCACGTGTACAGAAGCTCTTCCTTCCCGGGGGCCCTCGAGGCCCAGCTGCCCTGCATGGATCCTCGCAGAGCAAACCTCCCTGCCCGGCTGCTCCAGGCCAGCACTGCTTGGATTTTCCCTAAATCACTCCAAGATGAAAGAAAACAGCTGAAGTGACTTGAAAAGCCCAGAGGGTGGCAGACGAAGAAGCTGGTTTGGCCACTGAAAGTGAACGTGAGACCCAGGGCAGGGGCCAAGGGCCAGCACGCAGAGTCTATGGCATCTGGGCAATGGGGCCAGGCACCCCCCCCCCAATGCACTCTCCTTCTGGGGGCCATGCCACGCCACCACCTCTTCTGGCCACTGAAGGGGCACCTGAGCGGGCGTGGTCACTGGGTCTGGCTCACGTAAAGGGGAGCCTCTCTCCGTGAGAGCTGGGCCACAGGGGTCCCATCCTGAGAAGAGCTGCTGAACCCCTCAGCCCTCTGCTGCCTCTGGGTCTGTGGTCATCTCAACCCCACCTCCGAGACCCGGGGTGTGTACTGAGAGACCCTCAGGCGGGAGCCACGGGCGGGAGTCCACCACTCAGCAGAGACTGAGCCCAAAGAGGAAATGCGTTTGCTGAGCAACTGCCAAAAATCCCCACAACAGACAACATCCGCTCCCACTCCGTCcctgctccccaacccccaccaacCCCTCTGCAGGGTCGTACAAGAGGCTGGGATCTCCAGGGGACACAAGAGGGCCATGCTCCCTGGGGGTCCTGGCGATGGCCGGGGTCCAGCTGGGGGCTGTCCACGCAGGCCCGCTTCACCTCCAGAGGGCGGCCAGGTGGTGACATGCAGGGCCCTGCCCCTCGCCCCCAGGAGGGCCCTCGTCCACCCACCTGCTCGTGGTACTCGACGCCCATGCTCAGCGTGTTGGTGAGGATGGCCACCATGATGCCGCGGTTGAAGTACTTGCTGTCTACGATCCGGCGCAGCTTGCCGCTGAAGGTGGCCCAGACCCGGCCCAGCCCGCCCTGCTCGCCAGGGGCTGCCTGCCGCTGCGCCCGCCGCCGGGGGCCACCCTGGCCGGGCGCATCTGCTGCTGGGGGTGGCTGCATGGGGTCACGGCGGTCCCCGTGCTGCACGTCCTGTGTGAACTCGTAGACGGCGTTGCTGTCTGAGTCTCCGCCCTCCGAGTCGCTGAGCTCCACCTCGGGGTCCTCCAGGGCGCTGGCGCAGTACGGGCAGTTCTTCAGCTCGCAGGTCAGCGTGCCcgcctgggggctgggcagggggcagggcacGCTCAGGCCTGACAGGCGGCTGGGGGACCGGCCCAGGCCTGCGGGAGAGGGCAAGGCAGGGTCAGCCGCTCAGCGGCCACACTCTGGTACCCAGGACCCATGGTCATGTGGGGGCTTTTGTGGGGTGTATGGTGTGCACACCTGGGCACACTCATGTACACTCTTGTCATTCATACACACCTGGGCACACATGCACATATCTAGGAACACATACATACAGCTGagtacacatgtgcacacaacCGGGCACATGCACACCTGGGCACACGTGCACACCACCTGGGCACGTTCACGTGCACTTTGCACAGGTGTGCTCTGTTCACATGCAGGGACAGTGACACAAAAGGGCAGAGGAGCTCGTCTGCCCTGGGGTCGCACCAGCCACAGAAATATAAGGTGACCCACTTTCCAGCATCCACATTCGACAGGCGAGATTAACTTTAACGCTGCCCTTAGTGAGGCACGTCCGAGCCCCCGTCACTCGACACGGAGCCCGTGTGAGGTTTAGAGAAGCGCTCTGCATGCTGTCCCTCATGCTGGCCTCTGGGACCCAGACTGTGCTTCATGCTGACAGCACACTGCGGCCTGGACTCGCCACAACCCAGCGGCTCCACGAGACCTAGCAGCCCTTGTGGCCAGCACAAGACTAGGAGCACATGCACTGTGAACGCAGGCTCCCACACCCTGGGCTCGGGGCGTGAGGGTGTGTACAGCGGCCCTGGCCCCCATGCCTCTGCTTGCTCCAGGGGCATGGCAGTCTGTGCACTTGCACACGACCCCTGGGAGGGCCTTACTGTCTGCATGGGAGCTGGCTGGCTGGGGGTCCTGGTGTCCCTTCTTCGACTGCCTGTCTGAGGCGGGTGAAGCCAGGCCCCAGGTGGGAGGACCATGAATGCCTCAGGGAGCACCCCAGCCCCCCTCTTCCTAACTCTCGGGGGCTCAGTGACCTCGActttcccttccccctgccaCAGTCTCAGTCTCCCCACCCAGGTAGGGGGCCGGCCACTCCTCGGGAAAAGTGGCCAGACAATGGCCATGGACATATGGTCCCTCTCAGGGCAAGGCGAGGGCAACAAGACACAGGCCCGGGGGCCTAATGGGTTTTCTTTGCCAGCTGTGGCGCTCTCACATGCACACAACAAATGCCTGTGCTCCTGAGCCGCTGGTGCGTGGGGCTCAGTACAGGAGGGGGGGCGGCACtagtcctccccacccccttcctccagGCTCCAAAGAAGAAAGCTGGGCTCCTGAGGATGCCCGGGGCCTCCTCGGAAAGTGCATGGGCAGGGACGGCATTCAGGAGCCCTGTGTTCCCATCCCCACTCCACCTGGGTCCCCTTCTCTCTGTAGGGTGAGGCTGGGGCCCTTACCGTGTTCCCCAACCAAATGCTGGATCTTCTCATAGGGGTCAGAGCTGCTCAAGCTCAGGGGGCTGTGGTTTCCCGCGCCTGGTGGTCCGCTGGCCCGCTTCCCCTTGGGCCCGGGGCTGGCTCCGCCTTTGCCGCCCGCCGGTGACGGCAGGATGGTGGGGTAGTTCATGGCGCCCAGGCCTGTGGCCAGCTTGAGGCCGGCAGCGGTGGCTGCAGCATGCACCGCCCGGGCTCTCTCCTGCGGCCCCTCCACGTGGCAGTCTGCATGGTACACGCTGTGCACGGACTCAGTGTCAGGAGGCCCTCGGCCTGGCGAGGGCGGCGAGGGCAGCGCTCCGGCCCGCACCAGCCTGGTGTCTCCGGTGGCCGGCTCGTGGCCGGGCCGGCGCGGGCTGCCGTGGCTGaagtggtagtggtggtggtggtggtggtgatggtggtagacCAGGTGGTGGATGGAGGCTGCGCGCCGGCCTGGCCGCCGGGGCCGGCGCCCGGGACCCTGGCCATGCAGGGCACTGCTGGGGTCCACCTTCTTGTGCCAGCGGCTCTGCCAGCGGGCGTAGAGGCGCAGGCTGCGCCGCTTGACCTTGCGGTAGATGTGGCCCACGTACTTGAGCAGCTCCTCGTAGCAGCTGCCTGGCTCCGAGAAGCTGGCCAGCGTGCTGTCGTTGGACAGATAGCGGGCACGCTGCTCCCGCATCAGCTGGTTCTCCCGCTGCTTCGTCTCCGAGAACTGCGTGGCGATCACCACCAGACACAGGTTGATCATGAAGAAGGAGCCCACCTGTGGCGGGTGGGCGGTCGTGAGCCTCCGGTGGCCGGTCCACAGCCTCGCTCACCCGGCCACGTgccccagggagccagggaagaAGGGACACGGGACCCACCCGCCCCGGGGCGTTGGGGTCAGGTGGGGACAGGCAACCAGGGCAGCAGCTCTGCTTTCTACACAACAGTGATTGAGTCCCTGACAAGAGAATTACTGTGCGCCCCTACTGTGCGCCACCTGCTCTAGGGGCCAGGGGTACAGCCGTGAGTGCGGCCGGCGGTGGCCCCCTGCTAATTCTATGCTGAGCCCCAGCATCTGGGATGGGCGGCGCTCAGTAGGTGCTGCTCGCCTATCTGCAGATAAACGGACAACATGTGAGGAGACCCTCCTTCCTGGCCCTCTGTGTGGTTTGGTCCCTCCTCCTTCAAGTCTGTCCCCAACTAGACCCTCTCGACTGTGCCGCACCCTCCCCTCCAGGTCTGACATTCCATGACCCCTGTGGCTtcactcccccgcccccccccccaccccgtccccgcGCGCCACTCTCCTATGCTCACACTTATGGTCTGAGACAAGGAAGGAGACCTGCCTGTTTCTGTTCACTGCTGGGTCCTCACTGAGCCTGCCCCgaaccccacagggccactgcgaGGACCAAGTGAAGGCCACGCCTAGGGCCACGTACATGGCAGAGAGCTGTGACCCCAAGAGGCAGTCCTGACTCTTCTGCAGAGTCTAGACAGGACCTGGTCACAGGAGGCTGTGGGGCGCTGTCCGAGGCCTCCTGGAGGCGGGCTCTCCCCTCCTCACCTACACTGGCCTCCCACCCCGGCCCACTTCCTCCCactgggggctggagagaaggCCCTCGTCCCACCAcgggcccccaccccacctgacTGGCAGCTCTGGGTCTTTGCTGCCCCCACCCAGCAGCTCAGCTGAACTGATGGACCCACAAGGACCCATGAGGGCTAGCAAAGGCCAGGGTGGTGTGGCGGTGGGGGGCACAAGCAGGCTCATGGCTGGACCTGGGGGGCAGGACACTGTGCCCTAACAGAGAAGCTTAGGGATGGGAGATGAGCTGTTACAACGCAGGGATCTCCATGAGCTAACACGCTGGCTGTGAAGTCGGGcccgcccctgccccaccccccggGACTCGCCCCGATGCCCACACTCACAATGATGAGCAAGATGAAGTAGATGAAGTTGTAGAAGGAGTGTGCGTCCATGACGTAGTACATGATGTCCACCCAGCCCTCCAGCGTGATCACCTGGGGGGGCAGGTGGCTGGACACACGGACGGCCAGGAAGAGGCTGGGGCCCTCGCCTGCGTCCCCTCAGGGTCCAGCGGCAGGGCTGGAGGGTGAGTTAGCCGTGTCCTGACACCAACCCCTGGGGCCTTGCACACTTGGTGCCCAAcgtgatggggaaactgaggccacggGCCATCAGCACACAGAGCTGGAGCCCACCTGGAAGATGGCGATCCAAGCATAGCCGATGTTGTCGAAATTGATGGCGCCGTTGTGGGGGTTGGAGTCCCCGGAGCGGCAGACGTTGTAGTACTGGTTCCAGTTGATGCAGGCGTTGCGGCCGGCGCCGCCCGCGCCCTCAGCCTGGGGCTGCCCGTATGCCTCCCAGCCCAGCGTGCACTCCACGCGCAGCTCTCGGCGGCTGGGGATGTGCGAGCACTTCTGCATGCCGTTGTCCCGGCGCGAGGAGCAGATGAAGGGGTTCTCCTCGCCCTCCTCCGTCTGGTAGTACGGCCGCAGGAAGGTGAGGTTGTTGTTCCTGGGGGCGTGCGGCCAGCGGGagcacacagacagacagacagcaaaagagacacagagacatgcGGAGAGACAGAGACGGTGATCGAGAGACACAGTGGGGGACACAAAAAGTAagacacacaaagagaaaaataaggaggaagagacacagaagcagaaacaggaaaacaaattaccaggaaaacagagacagagacacaaaaaccaaagaaagaagcaTAGACCCAGAAACCAGAACCCCACAGTCAAACTATGGATATTCCAAAAAGGGAGCCtctgggggcagggcctggaggggagGAGCCTGCCAGGGGCGGGGCCCGGAGGGGAGGAGCCTCTGGGGGCGGGGTCCGGAGGGATGAGCCTGTCAGGGGCCGGGCCCAGGGGGAGGAGCCTCTGGAGGCAGGTGGCCAGGAAGAGCCCGGTTAGGGGCAGGACTTGATGGGTGGGACAGGGGTCTCGGCCCAGGAGCAAGGCCTGCGCACCTGGCAAAGGTGCTGTCCAGGAAGCAGCGGTTGCGCAGCAGGCCCGCCCAGAGCTGGACGCCCACGATACCGAAGATGAAGAAGACGAAGAAGCAGAGCAGCAGGACGTTCCCGAGCATGGGCAACGTGTCCAGCAGCAGCGTGACCAGGATCCGCATGCCTGCAGGTGGCAGGGCAGGGGGTCAGCACTGTGGAGCCCTCCTGGGTGTCGCCTAGGCCCTCAGCCTCTCCCATGAACCCTGAGCCCCCCCGCCGTTCACAAGTGGATATCAGTGACCCTGCGGGGTCCCTGTGCCAGTCCCCAACAGGTCCAGCAAGTCCTGAGGGACAGTGATGCCTCTGTGTCAGGCCCACACCGAGGGGAGCAAGGCTACGGGCCTGGAGGGTCTCATGGGGG
Coding sequences:
- the CACNA1H gene encoding voltage-dependent T-type calcium channel subunit alpha-1H isoform X1, whose protein sequence is MTEGALAAGEVRVPLGAPAPGPAAAGASPASPGAPGREAERGSGPGTSPPESPAAERGAELGADEEQPVPYPALAATVFFCLGQTTRPRSWCLRLVCNPWFEHVSMLVIMLNCVTLGMFRPCEDVECRSERCSILEAFDDFIFAFFAVEMVIKMIALGLFGQKCYLGDTWNRLDFFIVMAGMMEYSLDGHNVSLSAIRTVRVLRPLRAINRVPSMRILVTLLLDTLPMLGNVLLLCFFVFFIFGIVGVQLWAGLLRNRCFLDSTFARNNNLTFLRPYYQTEEGEENPFICSSRRDNGMQKCSHIPSRRELRVECTLGWEAYGQPQAEGAGGAGRNACINWNQYYNVCRSGDSNPHNGAINFDNIGYAWIAIFQVITLEGWVDIMYYVMDAHSFYNFIYFILLIIVGSFFMINLCLVVIATQFSETKQRENQLMREQRARYLSNDSTLASFSEPGSCYEELLKYVGHIYRKVKRRSLRLYARWQSRWHKKVDPSSALHGQGPGRRPRRPGRRAASIHHLVYHHHHHHHHHYHFSHGSPRRPGHEPATGDTRLVRAGALPSPPSPGRGPPDTESVHSVYHADCHVEGPQERARAVHAAATAAGLKLATGLGAMNYPTILPSPAGGKGGASPGPKGKRASGPPGAGNHSPLSLSSSDPYEKIQHLVGEHGLGRSPSRLSGLSVPCPLPSPQAGTLTCELKNCPYCASALEDPEVELSDSEGGDSDSNAVYEFTQDVQHGDRRDPMQPPPAADAPGQGGPRRRAQRQAAPGEQGGLGRVWATFSGKLRRIVDSKYFNRGIMVAILTNTLSMGVEYHEQPDELTNALEISNIVFTSMFALEMLLKLLACGPLGYIRNPYNIFDGIIVIISVWEIIGQADGGLSVLRTFRLLRVLKLVRFMPALRRQLVVLMKTMDNVATFCMLLMLFIFIFSILGMHLFGCKFSLKTDTGDTVPDRKNFDSLLWAIVTVFQILTQEDWNVVLYNGMASTSSWAALYFVALMTFGNYVLFNLLVAILVEGFQAEGDANRSDTDEEKTSARLEEDFDKFRDLRATEMKMYSLAVTPNGHLEGRGSLPPPLIMRTAATPMPTPKSSPHLDVAHGLLDSRRGSSCSMDPQLGDQKSLSSLRSSPCTQLGPNSAWSSRRSSWNSLGRAPSLKRRSQCGERESLLSGEGKGSTDDEAEDSRPGAGTSPGTCATPLRRTESLDRRSTLDLRPPRPAALLPSKFHDCNGQVLALPSEFFLRIDSHKEDPAEFDDDMEDSCCSRLRKVLEPYEPEWCRRRDPWALYLFSPQNRFRLSCQKIIAHKLFDHVVLVFIFLNCITIALERPDIDPGSTERAFLSVSNYIFTAIFVAEMTVKVPACPESPGVVALGLVSGEHTYLQSSWNVLDGLLVLVSLVDIVVAMASAGGAKILGILRVLRLLRTLRPLRVISRAPGLKLVVETLISSLRPIGNIVLICCAFFIIFGILGVQVRSPACPWVSPPWEVVSGRQLHGSPRRAEGGAGGETPVSAVLPLEASRAGLGSRGSGPGLWVTGRPAQLFKGKFYYCEGADTRNISTKAECRAAHYRWVRRKYNFDNLGQALMSLFVLSSKDGWVNIMYDGLDAVGIDQQPVPNHNPWMLLYFISFLLIVSFFVLNMFVGVVVENFHKCRQHQEAEEARRREEKRRRRLERKRRSTFPNPEAQRRPYYADYSPARRSIHSLCTSHYLDLFITFIIGVNVITMSVEHYNQPKSLDEALKYCNYVFTIVFVLEAVLKLVAFGFRRFFKDRWNQLDLAIVLLSIMGITLEEIEMNAALPINPTIIRIMRVLRIARVLKLLKMATGMRALLDTVVQALPQVGNLGLLFMLLFFIYAALGVELFGRLECSEDNPCEGLSRHATFSNFGMAFLTLFRVSTGDNWNGIMKDTLRECAREDKHCLSYLPAVSPVYFVTFVLVAQFVLVNVVVAVLMKHLEESNKEAHEDAELDAELELEMAQGSPTHPQPVAQPSPGAGPDAPSLLVVRKVSVSRMLSLPNDSYMFRPVAPASAPHPHRLQEVEMETYVGSAPLGLVASAHSPPAESCAALQVPSAASSPARSSDRLHALPPHGIARSPSLSRLLCRQEAVPTDSLEGQVDSPRDSGPGWGEPGGKTPVRQASLGASLRTPPRSPRPPGIRIRRHTLGQRCVSSQPPAPSGEEAEAPDPADEEVSHITSSARSPSASPSPTPTARGVAGSEPDPHRLYGVDTQGFLDQPGRADEQRRPPVEQGSGDGRPEAGEGKARALEAELALGARRKKKMSPPCISVDPPAEEEGTARPPAAEGGSTTLRRRTPSCEAAPHRDSLEPTEGPGVDPAAKGERWGQASCRTELLTVPSFVFDAPLGVGGTGGDLFLDGGHDVSPEPRGSSSGATALPEPHRTEPPMSSGDPPEKGQGLHLQVPQSPPKKEGSPPGTPIPGDSVDEPV